The proteins below come from a single Mya arenaria isolate MELC-2E11 chromosome 8, ASM2691426v1 genomic window:
- the LOC128244304 gene encoding uncharacterized protein LOC128244304 — MAIVHSRKKTVAWSVPFNPETQGTTVKSGAKSKVRYSDGVLRRTNWVGNVLEDTILQIFANGEMDVFVNIVKVEVVPSYSALKVWWEASGVQEKDKQTQQLLETQAGKLRHLLLQSQVCGRVPPVVFMRDISVARQKQIEELLHNLDTGPPDTELEQEETEKDKLEHQGDWKRKRAQKSAGHSSDLVVQPGETDVERIEFEDKLFDSHEVDSNICEDVSYSFDQELSVEEKGVDGNDSKRVRTSDFKFRQDLYGLQHDSLMKKVLDSKLARRPLAAVEEKETFKRAYKPFKVSKRRLERQTYGYNNYDD, encoded by the exons ATGGCTATTGTACATTCCAGGAAAAAGACTGTAGCATGGTCAGTGCCTTTCAATCCTGAG ACCCAGGGAACAACTGTCAAATCCGGTGCTAAGAGCAAGGTACGATACTCGGACGGAGTTTTGCGTCGAACCAACTGGGTGGGCAATGTGCTTGAAGATACCATCCTGCAGATATTTGCCAATGGGGAGATGGATGTGTTTGTAAACATAGTCAAG GTTGAAGTTGTTCCAAGCTACTCTGCACTGAAGGTTTGGTGGGAGGCGAGCGGAGTGCAggaaaaagacaaacaaactcAACAGCTCCTTGAAACACAGGCTGGCAAACTCAG GCACTTGTTACTTCAGTCTCAGGTGTGTGGGCGCGTGCCTCCGGTCGTGTTCATGAGGGATATCAGCGTAGCTCGCCAGAAGCAAATAGAGGAGCTACTTCACAACCTTGACACAGGGCCTCCAGATACAGAATTGGAGCAGGAGGAGACAGAGAAAGACAAGCTTGAACATCAGGGAGATTGGAAAAGGAAACGAGCACAGAAATCTGCTGGGCATAGCAGTGATTTGGTGGTACAACCAGGTGAAACTGATGTTGAAAGAATTGAGTTTGAGGATAAATTGTTTGATAGTCATGAAGTTGATAGTAATATATGTGAAGATGTATCATACAGTTTTGATCAAGAATTGAGTGTTGAAGAGAAAGGGGTGGATGGAAATGATTCAAAAAGAGTAAGAACTAGTGACTTCAAGTTTAGACAAGATCTGTATGGGTTACAGCATGATTCCCTCATGAAGAAAGTGCTAGATAGCAAGCTGGCAAGAAGGCCCCTTGCTGCAGTAGAGGAAAAAGAAACATTCAAAAGGGCTTATAAGCCTTTTAAAGTATCAAAAAGAAGATTAGAAAGGCAGACTTATGGATacaataattatgatgattag